The genomic segment AATATCAAGGTCATCTATCTTAGGAAAACGACCACCTGTATCATGCTGCCTCACATTATTTTCAGGCACTTAAAAATAGATTTGTTATATTTAAAAATCAAGGAAATAAACGCAATTTTATGATGTCCAAAAACATAAAATAACATGCTTATTTTATTTTTATTGATATAAATCAAGAAAAATAAACAAAAAATAGATGACTTTTTCAACTAACAGGAGTAAATTTAGTTGTATAATTCAACTTTATTCCGAATAACGAGAAAGATTCAAAGGGTAAAATGTTGAATAGGTCAAGTCGTACAATGCACTTTTTAGACAATGAAATTACAAACAATATAGAGTCGAATAAAAGCGATAAAGCTGAATATAAGGCTTTTACTTATTAACAAATCAAACCGTTGGAGGTTTACCATGACAACTCAAACAGCTCCTGCTTCTACCGGAGCTAACTTTCAGGGCAACGACAAACTGTTGTTCGGTATGATTATGGGCGTAATCGCCTTTTGGCTTTTTGCGCAAACTACATTAAACATTGCACCCGATATGGAAAAATCTTTGGGTGTTGATACCTCTTTGATGAATATTGCAGTATCCATTACCGCACTATTTTCAGGTATGTTTATTGTCGTAATGGGAGGCTTAGCCGACCGTATTGGCTGCGTAAAAATCTTGAATTTGGGATTTGTGTTAAGCATTATCGGTGCATTATTAATTGCACTCGCACCAGTAGGCTCTTTAGCTGTACCAGTATTAATGTTAGGTCGTATTATTCAAGGTATATCAACTGCTTGTATTATGCCATCTAGTTTGGCATTAGTGAAAGCCTATTGGGAAGGTGCTGCCCGTCAACGTGCAATTAGCATGTGGTCAATTGGTTCATGGGGCGGCTCCGGCTTATGTGCCCTTTTTGGCGGATTAGTTTCACAAAACTTAGGCTGGCGTTATATTTTCTTTGCTTGCGCTGCGTTGTCTTTATTAGGCTATTTAATGTGCCGCGGTACGCCTGAATTCAAAATGGAAAGCTCCGGCAAAAAACATAAATTTGACTGGGCAGGTGTTATCACATTTATGATTGCTATGATCGCTTTACAAATACTAGTTACTCAAGGTGGTGCTTTTGGTTGGACAAGTGTGGCAACTATCAGTTTGTTAATCATCACTTTTGTGTCAATCGTACTATTCTTATGGTTTGAAGAGCGTGCTGATAAAGCCTTTGTAGATTTCTCCTTATTCAAAAATGCAACTTATACAGGAGCAACGATTTCAAACTTCTTGCTCAATGGCGTAGCAGGCATGTTAATTGTATCTCTGCAATTAGTCCAATTAGGAGGTAATATGACTGCACAGACCGCTGGATTACTCACGATTGGTTATGCTATTGCGATTATTGCCTTTATCCGCGTAGGTGAAAAATTATTACAACGTTTCGGTGCTCGTAAACCAATGATTTGGGGCTGTTTAATTACAGGTTTATCTATTGCATTATTATTACCTACGAATATGATGTTAGATCAATATAAAATTATTGTTATCATTTCTTATATCCTGTTTGGTATCGGTTTAGCCTTCTATGCCACTCCATCAACTGATGCTGCATTATCTAATTTACCACCTGAACAAGCTGGTTCCGGTTCTGGTATCTACAAAATGGCATCTTCTTTGGGGGCTGCATTTGGTGTTGCAATTTCAGCTGCGATTTTCACTGCATTACGCGCAGACAACAGCAGTATCTCTTGGTTAAGTGATGTCGTACCTTTTGTTGGTAGACAAGATAACATCGCAATCCGCGAAGCAGCAACGTTTGCATTAATGTTTAACCTATTGATGATTTTAGGTGCAATTGTTTCTATTATGTTGACTGTACCAACCAGTAAAAAATCATCTTAAACAATATTATCTAACAAATTTTCAGGCTACCTAAATAGAACAACAGGTAGCCTGAAAACAATAAAACATGAGGAAAAAAATTATGAGTACATTATTACAAACTATAGCAACTGAACAAGCAGAAAAAGCAAAAGCACATTTTCGTCATCTTCATCAACATCCTGAAATGGCATTTGAAGAACATGAGACTGCGGCTTATATTGCTGAACAGTTAAAAAGCTGGGGGTACGAAGTTACTACCGGTATCGGTAAAACAGGCGTAGTAGGGAGATTAAAAGTAGGTGATGGTAAAGTATCTATCGGATTACGTGCGGATACTGATGCCTTACCTGTTAAAGAATGTGCAGATCTGCCTTATAAAAGTAAAGTGGAAGGTCGTTCACATACTTGTGGACATGATGCGCATACATCGATGCTACTTGGTGCAGCTGAATACTTAGCTCGTACTAAACAATTTAATGGTACCTTAAACCTGATTTTCCAACCAGCTGAAGAAATCATGGGCGGTGCACCGGCAATGATTAAAGATGGCTTGTTTGATCGTTTCCCAATGGATTATGTGTTTGGTTTACATAATATGCCTGGTTTAGATGCCGGTAAGATCTATTTCACCGGTGGTCCGATTATGGCGGCAGTTGATAACTGGGAAATTGAATTAACAGGTAAAGGCAGCCATGGTTCAATGCCTGAAAAATCTATCGATCCATTAGTGGCAGGTGCCGCATTAGTGATGTCATTACAAACTATCGTCTCACGTAATGTAGCACCAAAAGATTCCTCAGTGGTCAGTGTAGGCGCATTCCAGTCTGGTGATGCTGGCAACGTTATTCCACAAACTGCAATTTTACGTTTGAGCGTACGTAACAGTACACCAGCGACACGTGTAATGGTTTTAGATAAAATTAAATCTATTACTAAAGCTACCGCAGAAGCATATAATGTTACCTACGAAATTCGCGAAGGTCAGCCTGGTGCGATTTTAGTCAATGACGAATCACAAACTGAAAAATGTATCCAAATCGCTTCTGAGGTATTAGGTGCTGAAAATGTGATCACGCCTGGACCAACCTTTATGGGAAGTGAAGACTTTGCTTTCTATGCACAACAAAAACCTAGTGTTTATGGTTTTATCGGCAACGGTGATACTCCAATGGTTCACCACCCTATGTATGCTTTTGATGAAAGCAACTTACCTGTTGGAATAGCCTACTGGGTAGGATTAGCACAAAATTATTTACGTTAATACCGCTTCTATTCATTAAAAATAAACGCCAAGCGGTAATTTTACTGCTGTGGCGTTTTTTTACTATTCGGTAGCTAACTACGGAGAAAAATGAAAATAACGCAATATTTTGATATAATCGTGCTGTTTTTACGTTACTTATGTTTCTTTTTTCTCATATCAAATCAGCTAACCGCATTATTAATCGTTTTCAAGCTGAAAAATTGAAACACATACTACTAACGTAAATTATGTGTTGTTTATAATTAGGAAAATACATGACTTTCTCTCGCCCATACCTTACTTATCAATTTGAGCTGCTCAAGAACTTAGCCATTAAAGCAGCTAATCCCTACTATGAACAGGCAGCGCAACTTCGTGTACGTGAATTGCGTGTATTGCGTTTAATCCATGACACCCCGGGTGTAACCGCTACCGAATTACGACATAAATTGGTGTTAGACAAAACACTGTTGTCAAAAAATTTAGCGGTATTGGAAGAACGTGGGTTAATTTGCTACGACACTGATCCACAAGATAACCGAGTTCATCGTTTACAATTGACCGAAAAAGGTACGCAGGCATGGAAGAAATGCGAAAAAATTGGACGTGATCTGGAAGCGAAAATGTTCAGTGAATTAAGAATTGAAGAATTAAAGCAGCTACAACAACTGCTCCATCGTGCCTATACCTCCTTTTCAAATTGGAGCAAACAACAATAACAAATTTTCAATTAAGTTGTAGAAGATCAGACTTGATCTGACAAATCATTATAAAAATGAGAGTTTCCCGTTTAGAATATGAGTGTCTAAAATTAAATCTAAACAAAAAAGGAAACTCTCATGTTTTATTCTAACAATCCGCTCATTAAACACAAGACCGGTTTACTCAATTTAGCAGAAGAACTCGGAAACATTTCTCAAACTTGCAAAGCGATGGGGATGAGCCGAGATACATTCTATCGCTATCAACAAGCCGTAGAGCAAGGCGGTGTTGAAGCATTACTTAATCAAACTCGTCGGGTACCGAATATCAAAAATAGAGTAGACGAGCACATTGAGCAAGCTGTTGTAAAATTTGCCCTAGATTTTCCAGCTTACGGACAAGTTCGAGTGAGTAACGAACTTCGCAAGCAAGGTATTTTTGTTTCAGGCGGTGGTGTTCGTTCCATTTGGCTACGTCATAATCTTGCTAACTTTAAACAGCGTTTAAATGCACTAGAGAAAGAAGTAGCTGAGAAAGGCATTATTCTAAATGAAAGTCAAATTCAAGCCCTAGAACGTAAGAAAGAGGATGATATATCGAGTGGAGAAATTGAAACCGCTCATCCGGGCTATTTAGGTTCACAAGATACCTTTTATGTAGGTAATTTAAAAGGTGTTGGACGCATTTATCAGCAAACATTTGTTGATACTTATAGCAAGGTTGCTTTTGCAAAGCTCTACACAATGAAAACCGCAATTGCCGCTGCAGATATGCTCAATGATAAAGTCCTGCCGTTCTTTGAAGCCCAAGGATTACCGATGTTGCGTATTCTCACCGACCGTGGCAGTGAATATTGTGGCAAGGTGGAAAATCACGATTATGAGCTTTATTTAGCGATAAATGACATAGAGCATACTAAAACGAAAGTGAAGCATCCACAGACGAATGGTATCTGTGAACGTTTTCATAAGACTATCTTACAAGAATTTTACCAAGTCGCATTTAGGAAGAAAATATATACGGATTTAGCGACATTACAAGCTGATTTAGATGAGTGGTTAATGTATTATAATCACCATCGAACACATCAAGGAAAAATGTGCTGTGGCAGAACACCGATGGCAACATTACTTGATGGAAAAGGGATTTGGGCAGAAAAGAATTTAAGCTCAAATTAATCTGACAGACACGGTAATTCTAAACGGGGACTGTCAGATTAGGTTTGATCTTCTACAATTACAGTGCGGATTAACAAAGCCAATCACACCAAACAACTCAACAACAATGGGGGAAATTTTTCCCCCATTTTATCTTTATGCTCCCAATAAACGCTGCACCAATTGCGTATAAATATTCACGCCGGTCACGAGTTGATTTTCATCAAAATCAAATTCCGCTTGGTGATGCCCTGCGGTGCGATCTGCACCTAAAATAAAGTAAATCGCTTTGCCACCCTGCTCTTGCACTCGACGCCCCAAAATTGTCGCATCTTCGCTGGCATTAAATGCATATTCCGCTTGAATTTGTTGCACTTCCGGTTGCGCTAAAGCAATTTCAGAAACTAAATCAATGAGTTCGGCATCATTATTCATATCCACCGCTTCGCCCATAATTTCCGTTTCATAGCTGACATCAAAACTTGTCGCCACGCCCTGTGCAATTTGCATCACTTGATCTACCATATATTGGTTAATCGCTTTATTTTCCCCGCGCACTTCCAATTGAATTTGCGCGCTTGCCGGAATAACATTACGCCCTTCGCCGGCAGTTAATACCCCCACATTAATTCGCGTCATTCCATCGCCATGACGAGCAATACCATGCAATTGAGTCACCGCGTGTACTGCGGCTAATAACGCGTTACGCCCTAAATGAGGTGCCGCGCCTGCGTGCGCCGGTTTACCTTGATAACGAATATCAATTTTAGTCGTTGATAAGAAATTTTTCGGATTAACAATCACCGTGCCACTATCAGCACAAAAACTGATATGGGAACCGGCAAAATAATCCGCATCATCAATCACACCGCTTGCCGCAATTGCCGCCGCGCCACGCCCGCCTTCTTCCGCTGGCTGAAACACGATTTTCACCTTGCCACTAAATTTATCTTTATTTTGCGACAACCAAAGTGCGGTCCCTAAACCGATCGTAATATGCGCATCATGCCCGCAGGCGTGCATAAATCCATCGTTTAAAGAACGGAAATCCAATTGATTCGGAAGATGTTGCGGATCGGCAGTTTCCGTGACATTCACGCAATCAATATCAAAACGAAACGCCACCGTTTTTCCCGGTTTGCCGCTGTCTAATATCGCCACACAACCCGTATATCCATCCATTTTATCCAACCATTTTGTTTTTGCCCCATAGGCAATGGCATTTTGTAAACCTTTTTCCACTACCTTTTGCTGGCGACCGCGCACAAAATCCGGATGAATAATCTGTTTGCCCAAGAGAATGTCAAATCCCATTTCCTCCAAATAATCCGCAATGCGTGAAGTCGTCCAAAACTCCGACCAGCCGATTTCCGGAAAACGGTGAAATTCGCGCCGCCATTTGGTTAACTGAGATAATGTGATAGTCATGTTCCCTCCTCAAAATAGACCCATTTTTGACCGCACTTTTACGCCAATCCGGATAAAAAGTGCGGTCATTTTTCTTGCTGTTTTTACAACATAAACAAGGCTAAAAATAATACCGCCAGCACCATACCCGGCGCAGTTCTTTTCACCATTTCAACCGGGCTAACCAACGCCAAGCCGGCGCACACAATGGTCACCCCAGCAATCGGAGAGGCTGTACGTCCAATCGCACCGGCAATCGCCGCAGCCATACCAAGATTTAAGTGAGTATAGCCTAACTCGGCAGCGTGTGGGGTTACCGCGGTATTAAAGGCAATCGCAGCAGCATCACCGGAACCGGTTACCAAGCCCATTAAAAATGGTCCAATGGTCGCGCCCCAACGTACAAATTCGTTAGAATGTTTCAAAAAGTCAATGGCGCTATCTACCGCTCCGGTTGATTTTAAGCCGGCAACAAACACGCTTGCCGCAATAATGATCCCTAGCACATTGGCGTAAGAATTCCCCATTCCGTTAAAGAATTCTTCGGTAATTTTCGCTGGTGAAATGCGGGTGACGATAATGCCATAAATTGTCCCGATCAACATGGCTTGCGGCACCCCCATGTTAGTCCATGCCAACCAAGAAACCTCTTTTTGCAAGGAAGTTCCGCCGATCACCAAAATCACCAACGGAATTAAGGGCGCTAAGGCAAATAATGGATTAACTTTGGTAAATGCGGTTTCAGCGGCGGTATTTTCTTTTAGATAAGCCTGACGATGTTCTTCACCGTAATCTTTAAATACAATCGCCAATAACGTAAGCATCACCGCGCCAATCGCGCCGGCAATCATGGTATAAGGCGCGTGCGATAGGTTAACTTCGGTAATCGTTAAGCCAGACATTTCACTTATCATGGCGGAATGTGATGATCCCGGACTCATCATGGAACCGAAAGTACCGGCTAAAATTGCCGCGCCCGCCGTCGCCGGACGAACTCCTGCAGACTTTAATACCGGAATTAAGGTTGCCCCAACCGCAGCAGCACAACCCGCCGCAGACGGAATAGCGATATTGATAAAAAAGGTCATGATCGTAGCAATGGGGATTAAGAAGAATTTTAATCCGCTCAATGGCTTAGTTAATAAATGCACCAAATGCGTATCACATTTTGTATATTTCATCACATACGCAAAACCCATGCTCGAACAGATTGCCATAATCAAGCCGCTGCTGGTCATGGCTTTAGCGAACGCATCCAGCGCCTCCATAGGTTTCACGGTAATAATTGCCATGATCAATCCAACGCCGATCAATACCGTGCGGGTTTCGTATTTCTTAATTAGCAAATAGATAGTGGCGCTGATGCCCACAATCGCGACTACGGAATTAAATTGCTCCATCATCTTGTCCTCAATAGTTAAACGTGGAATGAGCGGCAATCGACTCTGGCGGTAAATTGCCGGTGAAACGCAAAATAGCGTCATTACCCAAAACATGGGCGTGATTATCTTGGATCCGTAACGCAGTTCCCTCCGGCAAGGCATAACCAAGGAATCGTATGGGCTAAATAGCCCGTTTCCTGATATTTAGAACCACTCATCAATAACATGTTTTTCATTATTTCCCCCTCTTAAAATTAGTGCGATTCAACAACCAATGTTATTATGCAGTTTAACCGCGACGAAATAAAATAAAGACATCCATTTTTTGACATTGATCATAAAATTAACGCAAGAGGGGAAAATGTATGTCCATTAATATCACCAGAGTGCAAGCCATCATTGAAAAACTGGCAACAATATCAATGAATAAAGATGAATTAACCCGCTTAGCTTTCACGCAAGAAGATGAAGCAGCACACCGTTATCTGATCGAATTATGCCAAGGTTACGATCTGCACATTCGCCGAGATGCTATTGGCAATTTATTTATTCGCAAAGCGGGAACAGAAGATCATCTGCCGGCAGTCGCCTTTGGTTCACATATTGACACCGTGGTCAATGCCGGGAAATTGGACGGACCGCTCGGCTCCGTTGGCGGTTTAGAAATTTTATTGCAATTGTGCGAACAAAAAATCCAAACGCGCTATCCGTTGGAACTCATTATTTTTAATTGCGAAGAATCTAGCCGGTTTAATTATGCCACCTTAGGCAGCAAAGTGATGTGCGGTATTACTGACCAGCAAAAACTTAGTATATTGCGCGACAAACAAGGTGTCAGTTTAGCAGAGGTATTAGCCGATATCGGATTGGATTTTCATCAGGTCAATCGCGCCAAAAGAGCGGCTGGCGAATTTAAATGCTTCTTTGAATTACATATTGAGCAAGGTCCGCGCTTGGAAAATGAAAATAAAACTATCGGCATTGTCACCGGTATCGCCGCGCCAATTCGTTGCATCGTAAAAATTCAAGGACAAGCGGATCATTCCGGCGCAACCGCCATGCATTATCGCCACGACGCTTTATTAGGCGGCGCTGAATTGGCATTAGCCATAGAGCAAGCGGCGATTGATGCCGGTCATGCGACCGTCGCCACTGTCGGCAATCTTAGTGCCAAACCGGGAGTCATGAATGTGGTTCCCGGCTATGCGGAATTATTAGTGGATATTCGCGGGATTGATCAAGCCGCCAGAGAATCCGTATTTACCGCGCATCCTTTCTTTACCTAAAGAGAGTGATGTAAATAAAAATAATTTTAGGACTATTTTATGCTTAAATTTCTTGAAGAAGTTAGAAAACCAACGCTCGATCTTCCTGTAGAAGAACGTCGCAAAATGTGGTTTAAACCTTTTATGCAATCTTATTTGGTTGTATTTTTCGGTTATATGGCAATGTATTTAATTCGTAAAAATTTCAACATTGCACAAAATGATATGATTGAAACCTATGGATTGACCAAAACTGACTTAGGTTTGATTGGTTTAGGTTTTTCAATTACTTACGGTATTGGTAAAACTGTCGTTTCTTATTATGCCGATGGTAAAAATACGAAACAATTTGTTCCCTTTATGCTTATTTTATCCGCACTTTGTATGCTCGGATTTAGTGCAAGTATGGGTCATGGCAGCGTATCGTTATTCTTAATGGTTGCATTCTACGCATTAAGTGGTTTCTTCCAATCAACGGGGGGATCATCAAGCTATTCCACCATTACCAAATGGACGCCACGTAAAAAACGCGGCACATTCCTAGGTTTCTGGAATTTATCACATAACGTAGGTGGCGCAGCGGCAGCAGGTGTGGCGTTATTTGGTGCCAATGTGGTCTTTAATGGTCATGTTATCGGTATGTTCATCTTCCCATCAATCGTTGCGCTTATTATTGGTTTTATTGGTCTGCGTTATGGAAACGATTCGCCTGAAGCTTATGGCTTAGGTAAAGCGGAAGAATTATTTGGTGAAGAAATTTCGGAAGAAGATCGCCATGCGGAAGAAGAACAATTAACAAAATGGCAAATTTTTGTTAATTACGTATTGAAAAATAAAGTTATTTGGTTACTTTGTTTCGCAAACGTATTTCTTTACATTGTACGTATCGGTATTGACCAATGGTCGCCAGTTTACGCTTACGAACAACTTGGTTTTACTAAAGAAGCGGCTATTTCTGGTTTCGCTTTATTTGAAGTTGGCGCTTTAGTAGGCACATTCTTATGGGGTTATCTTTCTGATTTAGCTAACGGTCGCCGTGGTTTAACGGCTTGTATCGCCCTTG from the [Actinobacillus] rossii genome contains:
- the norB gene encoding putative transport protein; translated protein: MTTQTAPASTGANFQGNDKLLFGMIMGVIAFWLFAQTTLNIAPDMEKSLGVDTSLMNIAVSITALFSGMFIVVMGGLADRIGCVKILNLGFVLSIIGALLIALAPVGSLAVPVLMLGRIIQGISTACIMPSSLALVKAYWEGAARQRAISMWSIGSWGGSGLCALFGGLVSQNLGWRYIFFACAALSLLGYLMCRGTPEFKMESSGKKHKFDWAGVITFMIAMIALQILVTQGGAFGWTSVATISLLIITFVSIVLFLWFEERADKAFVDFSLFKNATYTGATISNFLLNGVAGMLIVSLQLVQLGGNMTAQTAGLLTIGYAIAIIAFIRVGEKLLQRFGARKPMIWGCLITGLSIALLLPTNMMLDQYKIIVIISYILFGIGLAFYATPSTDAALSNLPPEQAGSGSGIYKMASSLGAAFGVAISAAIFTALRADNSSISWLSDVVPFVGRQDNIAIREAATFALMFNLLMILGAIVSIMLTVPTSKKSS
- the yxeP gene encoding amidohydrolase, coding for MSTLLQTIATEQAEKAKAHFRHLHQHPEMAFEEHETAAYIAEQLKSWGYEVTTGIGKTGVVGRLKVGDGKVSIGLRADTDALPVKECADLPYKSKVEGRSHTCGHDAHTSMLLGAAEYLARTKQFNGTLNLIFQPAEEIMGGAPAMIKDGLFDRFPMDYVFGLHNMPGLDAGKIYFTGGPIMAAVDNWEIELTGKGSHGSMPEKSIDPLVAGAALVMSLQTIVSRNVAPKDSSVVSVGAFQSGDAGNVIPQTAILRLSVRNSTPATRVMVLDKIKSITKATAEAYNVTYEIREGQPGAILVNDESQTEKCIQIASEVLGAENVITPGPTFMGSEDFAFYAQQKPSVYGFIGNGDTPMVHHPMYAFDESNLPVGIAYWVGLAQNYLR
- a CDS encoding DNA-binding transcriptional repressor MarR, with the protein product MTFSRPYLTYQFELLKNLAIKAANPYYEQAAQLRVRELRVLRLIHDTPGVTATELRHKLVLDKTLLSKNLAVLEERGLICYDTDPQDNRVHRLQLTEKGTQAWKKCEKIGRDLEAKMFSELRIEELKQLQQLLHRAYTSFSNWSKQQ
- a CDS encoding transposase; this encodes MFYSNNPLIKHKTGLLNLAEELGNISQTCKAMGMSRDTFYRYQQAVEQGGVEALLNQTRRVPNIKNRVDEHIEQAVVKFALDFPAYGQVRVSNELRKQGIFVSGGGVRSIWLRHNLANFKQRLNALEKEVAEKGIILNESQIQALERKKEDDISSGEIETAHPGYLGSQDTFYVGNLKGVGRIYQQTFVDTYSKVAFAKLYTMKTAIAAADMLNDKVLPFFEAQGLPMLRILTDRGSEYCGKVENHDYELYLAINDIEHTKTKVKHPQTNGICERFHKTILQEFYQVAFRKKIYTDLATLQADLDEWLMYYNHHRTHQGKMCCGRTPMATLLDGKGIWAEKNLSSN
- the iaaH_1 gene encoding amidohydrolase, whose translation is MTITLSQLTKWRREFHRFPEIGWSEFWTTSRIADYLEEMGFDILLGKQIIHPDFVRGRQQKVVEKGLQNAIAYGAKTKWLDKMDGYTGCVAILDSGKPGKTVAFRFDIDCVNVTETADPQHLPNQLDFRSLNDGFMHACGHDAHITIGLGTALWLSQNKDKFSGKVKIVFQPAEEGGRGAAAIAASGVIDDADYFAGSHISFCADSGTVIVNPKNFLSTTKIDIRYQGKPAHAGAAPHLGRNALLAAVHAVTQLHGIARHGDGMTRINVGVLTAGEGRNVIPASAQIQLEVRGENKAINQYMVDQVMQIAQGVATSFDVSYETEIMGEAVDMNNDAELIDLVSEIALAQPEVQQIQAEYAFNASEDATILGRRVQEQGGKAIYFILGADRTAGHHQAEFDFDENQLVTGVNIYTQLVQRLLGA
- the dcuD_1 gene encoding anaerobic c4-dicarboxylate antiporter; protein product: MMEQFNSVVAIVGISATIYLLIKKYETRTVLIGVGLIMAIITVKPMEALDAFAKAMTSSGLIMAICSSMGFAYVMKYTKCDTHLVHLLTKPLSGLKFFLIPIATIMTFFINIAIPSAAGCAAAVGATLIPVLKSAGVRPATAGAAILAGTFGSMMSPGSSHSAMISEMSGLTITEVNLSHAPYTMIAGAIGAVMLTLLAIVFKDYGEEHRQAYLKENTAAETAFTKVNPLFALAPLIPLVILVIGGTSLQKEVSWLAWTNMGVPQAMLIGTIYGIIVTRISPAKITEEFFNGMGNSYANVLGIIIAASVFVAGLKSTGAVDSAIDFLKHSNEFVRWGATIGPFLMGLVTGSGDAAAIAFNTAVTPHAAELGYTHLNLGMAAAIAGAIGRTASPIAGVTIVCAGLALVSPVEMVKRTAPGMVLAVLFLALFML
- the pepE_1 gene encoding peptidase E, giving the protein MKNMLLMSGSKYQETGYLAHTIPWLCLAGGNCVTDPR
- a CDS encoding allantoate amidohydrolase, which encodes MSINITRVQAIIEKLATISMNKDELTRLAFTQEDEAAHRYLIELCQGYDLHIRRDAIGNLFIRKAGTEDHLPAVAFGSHIDTVVNAGKLDGPLGSVGGLEILLQLCEQKIQTRYPLELIIFNCEESSRFNYATLGSKVMCGITDQQKLSILRDKQGVSLAEVLADIGLDFHQVNRAKRAAGEFKCFFELHIEQGPRLENENKTIGIVTGIAAPIRCIVKIQGQADHSGATAMHYRHDALLGGAELALAIEQAAIDAGHATVATVGNLSAKPGVMNVVPGYAELLVDIRGIDQAARESVFTAHPFFT
- the uhpT gene encoding sugar phosphate antiporter; protein product: MLKFLEEVRKPTLDLPVEERRKMWFKPFMQSYLVVFFGYMAMYLIRKNFNIAQNDMIETYGLTKTDLGLIGLGFSITYGIGKTVVSYYADGKNTKQFVPFMLILSALCMLGFSASMGHGSVSLFLMVAFYALSGFFQSTGGSSSYSTITKWTPRKKRGTFLGFWNLSHNVGGAAAAGVALFGANVVFNGHVIGMFIFPSIVALIIGFIGLRYGNDSPEAYGLGKAEELFGEEISEEDRHAEEEQLTKWQIFVNYVLKNKVIWLLCFANVFLYIVRIGIDQWSPVYAYEQLGFTKEAAISGFALFEVGALVGTFLWGYLSDLANGRRGLTACIALGLIIFMLEFYQHATNEYMYLGALFVLGFLVFGPQLLIGVAAVGFVPKRGIAVADGVKGTFAYLIGDSFAKLGLGMIADGTPIFGLTGWSGTFAALDISVIACLVLLGFVAIAEEKKIRREKKLKAQA